The Paenibacillus sophorae genome has a segment encoding these proteins:
- a CDS encoding 1,4-dihydroxy-6-naphthoate synthase: MTAELNIAYSPCPNDTFVFHAWAHGLVPSAPKLNVTYADIDITNSLAADGTGPELLKISYAALPWTLDRYKLLPCGGALGRGCGPLLLTKGGPQDASTSALSGRCVAVPSERSTAYLLFRLWAAQQVPGGVGEIVVMPFHEIMPAVRDGKIDAGLVIHEARFTYTSYGLHMLVDLGSWWESDTGLPIPLGAIIARRDLDTDAISGWIRTSLRHAWGNPESSREYVLSHAQELSPQVAKSHIDLYVNDFTMDLGESGYAAISALLDRAAGEGLVPPIDPALLR, from the coding sequence ATGACCGCAGAACTAAATATTGCTTACTCGCCCTGCCCCAACGATACGTTTGTCTTTCACGCCTGGGCGCATGGGCTGGTGCCGAGTGCGCCGAAGCTGAATGTTACCTACGCCGACATCGACATTACGAACAGTCTCGCCGCAGACGGCACAGGCCCTGAACTGTTGAAAATCTCTTATGCCGCCCTTCCTTGGACGCTGGACCGGTATAAGCTGCTGCCCTGCGGCGGCGCGCTTGGCCGGGGCTGCGGTCCGCTGCTGCTGACCAAGGGCGGACCGCAGGACGCCAGCACGTCGGCGCTGTCCGGCCGCTGCGTCGCCGTGCCCAGCGAGCGCTCAACCGCCTACCTGCTGTTTCGGCTGTGGGCTGCGCAGCAGGTGCCGGGAGGCGTTGGCGAAATCGTCGTCATGCCTTTTCATGAGATTATGCCTGCCGTACGGGACGGCAAAATCGACGCCGGACTCGTCATCCACGAAGCCCGCTTCACCTATACCTCTTACGGGCTTCACATGCTGGTTGACCTTGGAAGCTGGTGGGAGAGCGACACGGGACTTCCTATCCCACTCGGCGCAATTATTGCCCGCCGCGACCTCGATACGGACGCCATCAGCGGCTGGATTCGCACCTCTCTCCGGCACGCCTGGGGCAACCCGGAATCTTCGCGGGAATATGTGCTCAGCCATGCCCAAGAGCTGTCTCCGCAGGTGGCCAAGTCGCATATCGATCTGTATGTGAATGACTTTACGATGGATCTGGGCGAGAGCGGCTACGCCGCCATATCGGCCCTGCTGGACCGCGCGGCGGGTGAAGGGCTCGTCCCCCCAATCGATCCTGCGCTGCTGCGTTAA
- a CDS encoding DoxX family protein, whose protein sequence is MVSVGLLLIRLFIGVAFIGHGAQKLFGWFGGYGPKGTGGWMESVGIKPGVAMAVLAGILELGGGLLFAAGLFTPVGALMLILAMAGAMKVHLSNGFWATANGYEYPLTLLVVAAGVALAGPGSISLDHLLF, encoded by the coding sequence ATGGTTAGTGTAGGATTATTGTTGATTCGTTTGTTTATCGGTGTTGCTTTTATCGGTCATGGAGCGCAGAAGCTGTTCGGTTGGTTCGGAGGCTACGGCCCGAAGGGAACAGGCGGATGGATGGAATCGGTCGGCATCAAGCCGGGTGTGGCGATGGCGGTGCTGGCTGGAATTCTTGAGCTTGGAGGCGGATTGTTATTCGCGGCAGGGCTGTTCACACCGGTTGGGGCCCTGATGCTGATATTGGCCATGGCCGGAGCGATGAAGGTACATTTATCCAATGGTTTCTGGGCCACTGCAAACGGTTATGAATATCCATTGACGTTGCTTGTTGTGGCGGCGGGTGTCGCGCTGGCGGGCCCCGGCTCTATTTCACTGGATCATCTGTTGTTCTAA
- a CDS encoding NUDIX hydrolase, which translates to MNTIDDARLKYAVIFAEYESEWIYVKHRERDTWEIPRGKREPCEAIDETARRELVEETGVQSYSLIPLCVYSVKDANGEETYGGLYYSEVKEIGHLPRESEIGQVCFMKGLPRDLTYPAIQPELYNQALVKLSLSDSI; encoded by the coding sequence TTGAATACGATTGATGATGCGAGATTGAAATATGCTGTGATTTTTGCGGAATATGAGAGCGAATGGATCTATGTGAAACATAGGGAACGAGATACTTGGGAGATCCCAAGGGGAAAAAGGGAACCGTGTGAAGCCATTGATGAAACAGCCAGGCGTGAGCTTGTTGAAGAAACTGGAGTTCAATCTTATAGTCTGATCCCCCTATGTGTCTATTCAGTTAAAGATGCAAATGGCGAGGAAACTTATGGCGGTTTGTATTATTCGGAAGTCAAAGAAATTGGCCACCTGCCACGAGAAAGTGAGATAGGACAAGTGTGTTTTATGAAGGGATTACCGCGAGATTTGACCTATCCAGCAATCCAACCAGAATTATATAACCAAGCCTTAGTAAAATTATCTTTGAGTGACAGTATCTGA
- a CDS encoding futalosine hydrolase, whose protein sequence is MFSIYKEACAVTSRFDPGHAGEQDLSKPGQALPGVLIVTAVEAEAEAVRRGLGGADGFTVIAAGAGPAAAAAGTAAALAAGSYGCVVSAGIGGGFPGRAALGSLVVASELVHADLGAETPEGFRSAAELGFGRTLYPADPGRAARLAAGLAAAGLDVSTGPVLTVSAATGSAETAAALAARVPGAAAEAMEGCGVAAAALALNLPVLEIRAISNPVGPRDRDAWQIGEALEALAAAGPILSEVLK, encoded by the coding sequence ATGTTTTCTATATATAAGGAGGCCTGCGCGGTGACTTCCCGCTTTGACCCCGGCCATGCCGGAGAACAAGATTTATCCAAGCCAGGACAAGCCCTCCCGGGCGTCCTGATTGTGACCGCCGTGGAAGCCGAGGCGGAGGCCGTCCGGCGCGGTCTCGGCGGCGCGGACGGGTTCACCGTCATCGCCGCGGGCGCGGGCCCTGCCGCCGCGGCGGCCGGAACCGCCGCTGCCCTTGCAGCCGGCTCCTACGGCTGCGTCGTCAGCGCCGGGATCGGCGGCGGCTTCCCCGGCAGGGCGGCGCTCGGCTCGCTGGTCGTTGCCAGCGAGCTCGTCCATGCCGACCTCGGGGCCGAGACGCCCGAGGGCTTCCGCAGCGCGGCCGAGCTCGGCTTCGGCCGCACGCTGTACCCGGCCGACCCGGGCCGGGCAGCGAGGCTCGCCGCCGGACTTGCGGCGGCGGGGCTTGACGTGAGCACGGGACCGGTGCTCACCGTCTCGGCGGCGACCGGCTCCGCGGAGACGGCCGCCGCCCTCGCGGCGCGCGTGCCTGGCGCAGCCGCCGAGGCTATGGAAGGCTGCGGGGTCGCCGCAGCCGCCCTGGCGCTGAATCTCCCGGTGCTGGAGATTCGCGCGATCTCGAACCCGGTCGGTCCCCGCGACCGGGACGCCTGGCAGATCGGCGAGGCGCTGGAAGCGCTCGCCGCCGCCGGGCCCATCCTATCGGAGGTGCTGAAATGA
- a CDS encoding MarR family winged helix-turn-helix transcriptional regulator translates to MSGPKEELIIAGDVHGKDEAASLKLFVVLSKAYRSLMDRAVKDMKTYGLSSAEFMVLEVLYHRTRIPLQQIGEKILVTSGSITYNIDKLEKKGLLKRVPCSEDRRVTYAEITEEGRKLFDEIFPKHVAMLHRMMGGLNTEEKEQATEWLKLLGKGAGS, encoded by the coding sequence ATGAGCGGACCGAAAGAGGAACTGATCATAGCCGGAGATGTACACGGCAAGGATGAAGCGGCATCGTTGAAGTTATTCGTGGTGCTGTCCAAGGCTTACCGGAGTCTGATGGACCGGGCGGTCAAGGATATGAAGACCTACGGGCTGTCCTCCGCCGAGTTTATGGTGCTTGAGGTGCTCTATCACAGAACCCGCATTCCGCTGCAGCAGATCGGAGAGAAGATTCTGGTCACCAGCGGGAGCATCACCTACAACATCGACAAGCTGGAGAAGAAGGGGCTGCTGAAGCGCGTCCCCTGCAGTGAGGACCGCCGCGTGACTTACGCGGAGATTACTGAGGAGGGCCGGAAGCTGTTCGACGAAATTTTTCCGAAGCATGTAGCGATGCTTCACAGAATGATGGGCGGACTGAACACGGAGGAGAAGGAGCAGGCGACCGAATGGTTGAAACTGCTTGGTAAAGGGGCCGGTTCCTAG
- a CDS encoding TetR family transcriptional regulator: MTNELPLTKEAILDAAEQVLRRYGPDKTSVIDIAKFLQVSHGTLYRHFASKAALREAVTERWLDKSIAEPLEGIADTAKGSAAEQLRLWLETLIKKKRMYAVDDAEMFVMYADVTLETGDMITMHINRLMKQIASIIERGMQAGEFKPDSADAISRAVFLATSSFHHPAHAHEWSSETIEEDFDTVWRLLLSGLK; this comes from the coding sequence ATGACCAATGAATTGCCATTGACGAAAGAAGCGATTTTGGATGCCGCGGAACAGGTGCTGCGGCGTTATGGACCAGATAAAACCTCCGTTATAGATATAGCCAAATTTCTTCAAGTCAGTCACGGAACGCTATATCGGCATTTCGCGAGCAAAGCTGCTTTGCGGGAGGCCGTTACGGAGAGATGGCTGGACAAAAGCATTGCCGAGCCTTTGGAGGGAATTGCAGATACGGCTAAGGGGAGCGCTGCGGAGCAACTGCGCTTATGGCTGGAGACGCTCATAAAGAAGAAGCGGATGTATGCGGTGGATGATGCTGAGATGTTTGTCATGTATGCAGACGTTACGCTGGAAACAGGCGATATGATTACGATGCATATCAATCGCCTGATGAAGCAGATTGCGTCGATTATCGAACGCGGCATGCAGGCGGGCGAATTCAAACCGGATTCGGCTGATGCCATTTCAAGGGCTGTGTTCCTGGCAACATCAAGCTTTCATCATCCTGCCCATGCTCATGAGTGGTCGTCGGAGACGATCGAGGAAGACTTCGATACGGTATGGCGATTGCTTCTTTCCGGACTTAAGTAA
- a CDS encoding alpha/beta hydrolase, which produces MIHIFRQGSDSSKPTLVLFHGTGGNEHDMLPLAEMLSPGSSLLGIRGNVLENGMPRFFRRLSEGVFDEADLIARTHEVKAFLDEAAAKYGFDPARLTAVGYSNGANIAGSLLLHYGNLFSSAVLLHPMVPLRGLTPQPLGGVSVFIGAGVNDPLVKAAETKELHELLASAGADVTLHWSNQGHRLSAAEAEAAKDWLDGQSFK; this is translated from the coding sequence ATGATTCATATCTTCCGGCAAGGATCCGATTCCTCCAAGCCGACGCTAGTGCTGTTTCACGGGACGGGCGGCAATGAGCATGATATGCTGCCGCTTGCCGAGATGCTGTCGCCGGGCTCGTCCCTGCTGGGTATCCGGGGCAATGTGCTGGAGAACGGGATGCCCCGTTTCTTCCGGCGCTTGTCGGAAGGCGTATTCGACGAAGCCGATCTGATCGCTCGTACACATGAGGTGAAAGCCTTTCTGGATGAGGCGGCGGCAAAATACGGTTTCGATCCGGCCCGGCTTACGGCCGTCGGCTATTCCAATGGAGCCAATATCGCGGGCAGTCTGCTGCTGCATTACGGAAACCTTTTTTCTTCCGCGGTGCTGCTGCATCCGATGGTTCCGCTGCGCGGGCTCACTCCTCAGCCTTTAGGCGGCGTTTCCGTCTTCATCGGAGCTGGAGTTAACGACCCTCTCGTTAAGGCCGCGGAGACTAAGGAGCTTCATGAGCTGCTGGCAAGTGCGGGAGCGGACGTGACCCTGCACTGGAGCAACCAGGGACACCGGCTGAGCGCCGCCGAAGCGGAAGCGGCGAAGGATTGGCTGGACGGCCAAAGCTTTAAATAA
- a CDS encoding multidrug effflux MFS transporter: MNSKASGLDPAAVRSSRKLRLQLAVILGAVATIGPLSIDMYLPALPELGRSFETSPALVQLSLSCFLIGLALGQLFSGPLSDVYGRRRPLMIGMAVYALSSLLCAFSPSIGFLVVMRLIQGLSGSVGVVISRAAVRDLYSGSELTRFFALLMVVNGLGPIAAPVIGGQLLRFTTWQGVFFVLFAAGVIFCLTIWLRLPETLPQDRRSKGGLKETLTTFGKLLRNPKFMGYVLSQSFVFGAMFAYISGSSFVLQNIFGVSPQIYSVIFAVNGLGIIITGEIAGRLSGRLGESRLLVWGLLQCLLGGLLLMYSIVTASGLPLLLIALFAIVSSVGLVGTTTFSLAMQDQGENAGSASAMLGLLPLLTGGLLSPLVGMGGGETALPMGMVIAAAGICSVLSYGLLARRKGRTK, translated from the coding sequence ATGAACTCTAAAGCAAGTGGACTTGATCCAGCCGCCGTCCGGTCTTCCCGAAAGCTGAGGCTTCAGCTGGCTGTCATTCTGGGCGCGGTCGCGACCATCGGGCCGCTGTCAATCGATATGTATTTGCCCGCGCTTCCCGAACTGGGAAGATCATTTGAAACTTCGCCCGCGCTTGTTCAGCTTAGTCTAAGCTGTTTTTTGATCGGATTGGCGCTCGGGCAGCTGTTCTCCGGACCGCTGAGTGATGTGTACGGACGCCGCCGCCCGCTGATGATCGGAATGGCCGTATATGCCCTTTCCTCGCTGCTCTGTGCATTCAGTCCTTCCATCGGCTTTTTGGTGGTTATGCGTCTGATCCAGGGACTGTCCGGCTCGGTCGGAGTCGTCATATCCCGGGCCGCCGTCCGCGATCTCTACTCAGGTTCCGAACTGACCCGGTTCTTCGCGCTGCTGATGGTCGTTAACGGCCTGGGGCCGATCGCGGCGCCAGTGATCGGCGGGCAGCTGCTGCGGTTTACGACATGGCAGGGCGTATTTTTCGTGCTGTTCGCAGCGGGCGTGATTTTTTGCCTGACCATCTGGCTTCGCCTGCCGGAGACCCTGCCACAGGACCGCCGTTCCAAAGGAGGGCTTAAGGAAACGCTGACGACCTTTGGGAAGCTGCTGCGCAATCCTAAGTTTATGGGTTATGTCCTGTCGCAAAGCTTTGTCTTCGGGGCGATGTTCGCCTATATTTCGGGATCATCCTTCGTTCTGCAAAATATTTTCGGCGTATCTCCGCAAATATACAGTGTAATCTTTGCCGTGAACGGCCTCGGCATCATTATCACAGGAGAAATCGCCGGCAGGCTGTCGGGACGGCTCGGAGAGAGCAGGCTGCTAGTATGGGGTCTTCTTCAGTGCTTATTGGGCGGGCTGCTCCTTATGTACTCGATTGTGACCGCCAGCGGGCTTCCGCTGCTGCTGATCGCGCTGTTCGCTATCGTCTCCAGCGTGGGGCTCGTGGGGACGACCACCTTTTCGCTGGCGATGCAGGATCAGGGAGAGAATGCGGGCAGCGCCTCCGCAATGCTTGGACTGCTTCCGCTGCTGACAGGCGGGCTTTTGTCACCGCTTGTGGGCATGGGAGGCGGGGAAACTGCACTGCCTATGGGAATGGTCATTGCTGCTGCAGGCATTTGCTCCGTGTTGTCATACGGCCTGCTGGCGAGAAGAAAGGGGCGTACCAAATGA
- a CDS encoding ring-cleaving dioxygenase, whose amino-acid sequence MTLQTAGIHHITAFVQDAQRNADFYAGILGLRLVKKTVNFDAPEVYHLYFGNESGTPGTIITFFPSPIGRKGRIGSGMVGVTTYAVPAGSLGFWEERLNTYGISYTTVQRIGETYLSLADYDGLRVELVEREEGPLSAWSFGGIPVEHAIKGFGGAVLYSINPASTEDTLVHTLGFERVAEGDGYVRFRAEGPYGNIIDIKTDPLPFGAGGSGTVHHIAWRAKDDAEQLEWRDFVQSRGFHVTPVQDRNYFNAIYFREEGGILFEIATDPPGFANDEDPDHLGEKLMLPAWYEPHRAEIERNLAPFQVREIEVKAE is encoded by the coding sequence ATGACACTTCAAACAGCAGGTATTCATCATATTACAGCGTTTGTTCAAGACGCTCAGCGGAACGCGGACTTTTATGCAGGCATTCTTGGTTTACGTTTGGTGAAAAAAACAGTCAATTTCGACGCGCCGGAGGTTTATCACCTGTACTTTGGCAACGAAAGCGGTACGCCGGGTACGATCATCACGTTCTTTCCTTCGCCTATAGGGCGGAAAGGTAGAATCGGCAGCGGCATGGTCGGCGTGACGACGTATGCCGTGCCTGCCGGTTCGCTTGGATTCTGGGAAGAACGGTTGAACACCTACGGCATCTCCTATACCACCGTTCAGCGCATTGGGGAGACCTATCTTTCCCTGGCTGATTACGACGGCCTGCGGGTCGAACTGGTGGAGCGTGAAGAAGGGCCATTAAGCGCTTGGTCGTTTGGCGGAATTCCGGTAGAACATGCCATTAAGGGATTTGGCGGAGCGGTGCTGTACAGCATAAATCCGGCGAGCACGGAAGATACGCTGGTCCATACGCTCGGCTTTGAAAGAGTAGCCGAAGGAGACGGTTATGTGCGCTTCAGAGCGGAGGGGCCGTACGGCAACATTATCGATATCAAGACCGACCCGCTGCCTTTTGGCGCGGGGGGAAGCGGTACAGTGCACCATATCGCCTGGCGCGCCAAGGACGATGCGGAGCAGCTGGAGTGGAGAGACTTCGTACAGAGCCGGGGCTTTCATGTGACTCCGGTTCAGGACCGGAATTACTTCAACGCCATCTACTTCCGTGAAGAGGGCGGCATCCTGTTCGAGATTGCGACTGATCCTCCCGGCTTTGCGAACGACGAGGATCCGGATCACCTGGGCGAAAAGCTGATGCTCCCGGCATGGTATGAGCCGCACCGGGCGGAGATTGAGCGCAATCTGGCTCCATTTCAAGTGCGGGAAATTGAGGTGAAGGCGGAATGA
- a CDS encoding SDR family oxidoreductase — protein MEKNLAGKVALVTGASRGIGQKIAEELAAHGAKVVVNYASSPAKAEDVVAGIKRDGGEAVAIQADISKVAEVESLFRKTLDAYGQVDILVNNAGIMITKPLASITEDDFDKQFAINVKGTFFAIQQAALHMKENGRIINFSTSVTGQMFPTYSSYAGTKGAVEQFTRQLAKELGPKGITINAVAPGPVNTELFTVGKTEEQIKAVGNSNSFGRLGEPEDISNVVLFLASPESQWVTGQTVRVNGGFI, from the coding sequence ATGGAAAAGAATCTTGCAGGCAAAGTAGCTTTGGTAACGGGCGCATCGCGCGGAATAGGACAAAAAATCGCGGAGGAACTGGCAGCTCACGGGGCAAAGGTTGTCGTCAATTACGCGAGCAGCCCTGCAAAAGCGGAGGATGTAGTAGCTGGAATCAAGCGTGATGGCGGAGAAGCGGTGGCGATTCAAGCGGATATCAGCAAGGTGGCGGAGGTCGAGAGCTTGTTCCGGAAGACGCTGGACGCCTATGGCCAGGTGGACATCCTCGTTAACAACGCAGGAATCATGATCACGAAACCGCTCGCGAGCATTACGGAAGATGATTTCGACAAGCAGTTTGCGATTAATGTCAAAGGGACTTTCTTTGCCATCCAACAGGCGGCGCTGCACATGAAGGAGAACGGACGCATCATTAACTTTTCCACATCGGTGACGGGCCAGATGTTCCCGACCTACAGCTCCTATGCCGGAACGAAGGGAGCCGTGGAGCAGTTCACCCGTCAGCTGGCGAAAGAGCTTGGACCGAAAGGGATTACCATTAATGCGGTTGCGCCGGGTCCGGTAAACACGGAGCTCTTTACCGTAGGGAAAACGGAGGAGCAGATCAAGGCGGTGGGCAACTCCAATTCGTTCGGACGTTTGGGCGAGCCGGAAGACATCTCGAATGTAGTGCTGTTTCTGGCCAGCCCGGAATCGCAGTGGGTGACTGGGCAGACCGTTCGTGTTAATGGCGGATTTATTTAA
- a CDS encoding glycosyltransferase 87 family protein: MNLIKNHKWIAALTLALLMSLGICIYSLAKVSGGGAPDTGAGMGQRGGEGASFRSGERSVFPGNRNGSQAAGQQNGWAGGLQSAASAGDSGATDGSEQEQDGGAGSGQQSGAAGGSQNAASGGKDSSGQGQDGGSSGSGFTRPSGINGGGFGGGATRGGFGSDGQYGTALAVYAALFAGLLGAAFYYAKAGRLRVNESRRGLLIGLLLAAGLCLKLAAAPWISGYRGDIRFFTTWAQTAANGLGSFYENSSSDYPPLYIYILYATGKIVTLPQIEPFFLTLIKLPSIIADAVTAGLLYKAASRYLRFETTFLIAGFYMFNPAVLINATFWGQVDSFFTMIVVLSVLAMTRRKLGWAALFLTLAILMKPQGIIYSPVLLFALIRTGKPGPWLKAAAIAAVTTVIAALPFSSGKSPLWLYQLYSGTVNEYPYASVNAFNLFGLMGANYEDSSSTFLLFSYHVWGLIFIVAATLLSGWCYLRSRSAAFASLSALLLISGVFTFSSSMHERYLFPAAALALLAYAFFKDKRLLWMAFGFSATILLNTYAVYYGYTSRDGHVGFLLFFSALINIALCILLVKVMLDWSRQPNAISLEAALLPERL, translated from the coding sequence GTGAACCTGATTAAAAATCATAAATGGATCGCCGCCCTGACCTTGGCGCTGCTGATGTCGCTGGGCATTTGCATATATTCCTTGGCAAAAGTAAGCGGCGGCGGTGCCCCCGATACCGGTGCCGGCATGGGGCAGCGCGGCGGCGAAGGAGCCTCCTTCCGCAGCGGAGAGAGAAGCGTGTTCCCGGGGAACCGGAACGGATCGCAGGCCGCTGGGCAGCAGAACGGATGGGCGGGCGGCCTGCAGAGCGCGGCGAGCGCCGGCGATTCCGGTGCGACAGACGGCTCCGAGCAAGAACAAGACGGCGGCGCAGGTAGCGGCCAGCAGAGCGGAGCGGCAGGCGGTTCACAGAACGCGGCAAGCGGCGGCAAGGACAGCTCCGGGCAAGGACAGGACGGCGGCAGTTCCGGCTCTGGATTCACACGCCCTTCCGGGATTAACGGCGGCGGATTCGGCGGCGGTGCAACGCGCGGCGGATTCGGAAGCGACGGCCAGTACGGAACGGCGCTGGCCGTTTACGCGGCGCTGTTCGCCGGGCTGCTGGGAGCGGCCTTCTATTATGCGAAGGCGGGCAGGCTGCGCGTTAACGAGAGCCGCAGAGGGCTTCTCATTGGCCTGCTGCTTGCCGCAGGGCTGTGCCTAAAGCTTGCCGCCGCCCCCTGGATTTCCGGATACCGGGGCGACATCCGCTTTTTTACAACCTGGGCGCAGACGGCGGCAAACGGCCTCGGCTCCTTTTACGAGAACAGCTCCAGCGATTACCCGCCGCTTTACATATACATCCTGTACGCTACCGGCAAAATCGTCACGCTGCCACAAATCGAGCCCTTTTTCCTGACGCTGATCAAGCTGCCCTCCATCATCGCGGATGCGGTTACCGCCGGGCTGCTGTATAAGGCCGCAAGCCGCTATCTAAGGTTCGAGACGACCTTCTTGATCGCCGGTTTCTACATGTTCAACCCGGCGGTGTTGATCAACGCCACGTTCTGGGGACAGGTCGACTCCTTTTTCACCATGATCGTAGTCTTGTCCGTTCTTGCGATGACCCGCCGGAAGCTCGGGTGGGCGGCTTTGTTCCTGACCCTTGCCATTCTGATGAAGCCCCAAGGCATCATCTATTCGCCGGTCCTGCTGTTCGCGCTTATCAGGACGGGCAAGCCGGGGCCTTGGCTGAAGGCGGCGGCGATTGCCGCCGTGACGACCGTTATTGCCGCGCTGCCCTTCTCTTCAGGCAAGAGTCCGCTGTGGCTCTATCAGCTGTACAGCGGCACGGTGAACGAGTACCCTTACGCTTCAGTAAACGCCTTTAACCTGTTCGGGCTGATGGGAGCCAATTACGAGGACTCTTCATCCACGTTTCTGCTCTTCAGCTACCATGTTTGGGGCTTAATCTTTATCGTTGCCGCCACGCTGCTGTCGGGCTGGTGCTACTTGCGCAGCCGCAGCGCGGCGTTCGCCTCGCTGTCCGCCCTGCTGCTGATATCCGGTGTGTTCACCTTCTCGTCAAGCATGCATGAGCGCTATTTATTTCCGGCGGCGGCTCTGGCGCTGCTCGCCTACGCTTTTTTCAAAGACAAGCGCCTTCTGTGGATGGCCTTTGGCTTCAGCGCCACGATCTTACTCAACACCTATGCCGTCTACTACGGTTACACGAGCCGCGACGGCCATGTCGGCTTCCTGCTGTTCTTCTCGGCGCTGATCAACATCGCCCTGTGCATCCTGCTAGTTAAAGTGATGCTCGATTGGTCGCGGCAGCCGAATGCTATAAGTCTCGAAGCTGCTCTCCTTCCGGAGCGGTTATGA
- a CDS encoding SDR family oxidoreductase: MTQSKQNVVLVTGAGTGIGNLSARALAAAGHTVYASMRDVEGRNASKAKALHDYAAVNGYKLKAVELDVLSQESADRAVQTIVEEQGRLDVVMHNAGHLVVGVVEAFSPEEMVKVFDTNVLGTQRVNRAALPYMRAQQSGLLLWISSTTVRGGFPPFLGPYVAAKAAMDSLAQTMAYEVAKFGIETSFVVPGAFTQGTSHFPSAGHPQDEQTSAAYDRINYLLDEVGNRLSALTPPDADPQAVADEVARIVNLPAGSRPARSVIDFVNDGAAEVTELSEKLRIEFVHRLGLEELLKPAVLQ; encoded by the coding sequence ATGACTCAGAGCAAACAGAACGTTGTACTCGTAACAGGCGCAGGCACCGGAATCGGAAATTTATCCGCCCGCGCGCTCGCGGCCGCTGGTCATACGGTATATGCCAGCATGCGTGACGTAGAGGGGCGCAATGCTTCGAAAGCGAAAGCCCTTCATGATTACGCCGCAGTGAACGGCTATAAGCTAAAGGCTGTGGAGCTGGATGTGCTTTCGCAGGAATCCGCAGATCGTGCGGTGCAGACGATCGTAGAGGAGCAAGGAAGATTGGACGTTGTTATGCACAATGCCGGCCACTTGGTTGTCGGGGTTGTCGAAGCGTTCTCGCCGGAGGAAATGGTCAAGGTGTTCGATACGAATGTTCTTGGTACGCAGAGGGTAAACCGGGCAGCGCTGCCGTACATGCGGGCGCAGCAATCCGGCCTGCTGCTCTGGATCAGCAGCACGACCGTACGCGGCGGCTTCCCGCCGTTCCTTGGACCTTATGTAGCCGCCAAAGCAGCAATGGATTCCCTGGCCCAGACGATGGCTTACGAAGTTGCGAAGTTCGGCATCGAAACATCGTTCGTCGTACCCGGCGCGTTTACGCAAGGGACATCCCATTTTCCAAGCGCGGGCCATCCGCAGGATGAGCAGACCTCCGCGGCCTATGACCGCATTAACTACCTGCTTGACGAGGTAGGGAATCGCTTGAGTGCCCTGACTCCGCCTGACGCAGATCCGCAAGCGGTCGCAGACGAAGTCGCCCGAATCGTCAACCTGCCGGCTGGAAGCCGTCCGGCACGGTCGGTCATCGATTTCGTGAACGACGGCGCTGCCGAAGTGACCGAGCTGTCGGAGAAGCTGCGCATTGAATTCGTTCATCGCCTTGGTTTGGAGGAGCTGTTGAAACCGGCTGTTTTGCAGTAA
- a CDS encoding putative immunity protein: protein MEAAKFVDTKISKSIAELPSRWDQRTLVPWVADCAEHVLPYFEEKYPKDCRPRKAIEAGRACARGEIAMSEARTAAFSAHAAARDTNQAAARAAAPSDAGANTAKERNWQFQYLLDLGN, encoded by the coding sequence ATGGAAGCAGCCAAATTTGTCGATACAAAAATAAGTAAGTCGATAGCAGAGCTTCCGAGTAGGTGGGATCAGAGGACTTTGGTGCCCTGGGTTGCTGACTGCGCCGAGCATGTACTCCCATATTTTGAGGAGAAGTACCCTAAGGATTGCCGACCTCGAAAAGCTATCGAAGCAGGGCGTGCCTGTGCGCGTGGTGAAATCGCGATGAGCGAAGCTCGTACTGCCGCATTTTCCGCCCACGCCGCTGCTCGTGATACCAATCAAGCTGCAGCTCGCGCCGCCGCCCCCTCTGATGCTGGAGCTAACACCGCCAAGGAACGTAATTGGCAATTCCAGTACTTGCTCGACTTGGGAAACTAG